One Solanum lycopersicum chromosome 4, SLM_r2.1 DNA window includes the following coding sequences:
- the LOC101244766 gene encoding uncharacterized protein gives MEKLCPCQDKDTYHDLCSALESCVHVDEDYKSLLLFIEKSGVGYAGERDNPKLAFFDVEADPLYMNFLANTKLDGTSYVSKVNDQNGLTVFIKYERDRELEFHGVERGQDNVREKCVLGRISKALKTNARKNRMENGILSKKQRNEDRDLDNRKQRIDVEIVPDKEQKMKGGILSKKPRNEDMDLDNGKQQIDVNIGPGKEQQVKDGILSKRQGNEDRDLDNRNHRIDVMTVHGKKQKMNDGILSKERQNEDRDLFNCKHIIDENIIPVKELKIQNDSKFMDVEVKIEPHEDSDSIKEAESKSEVEILENVGAEIGWGSSSNPFVPSVERCLNLDATIIDSRYRKEVLNLLMKPYNEEEYKKLWKDIKMRLPSSSTNGHGKSLLSLHKAVNRAIKRANHDKDKKLNIMRGFFFWLEHLTRQDAFQPWEDAECLQTMPGSS, from the exons TAGAAAGTTGTGTTCATGTGGATGAAGATTATAAAAGCTTGCTGTTATTTATAGAGAAGAGTGGAGTTGGCTATGCTGGTGAAAGGGATAACCCTAAACTTGCTTTTTTTGATGTTGAAGCTGACCCGCTTTATATGAATTTCTTGGCTAACACTAAGCTAGATGGAACATCATATGTTTCTAAAGTTAATGATCAGAATGGGTTGACAGTGTTCATCAAGTATGAGAGAGATAGGGAGTTGGAGTTTCATGGGGTTGAAAGGGGTCAGGATAATGTTAGGGAAAAATGCGTACTGGGGAGGATTTCAAAAGCTCTAAAGACTAATGCGAGAAAGAATAGGATGGAAAATGGGATTTTAAGTAAGAAGCAAAGAAATGAGGATAGGGATTTAGACAATAGGAAGCAAAGAATTGATGTGGAGATTGTACCTGATAAGGAGCAGAAGATGAAAGGTGGGATTTTGAGTAAGAAGCCACGGAATGAGGATATGGATTTAGATAACGGGAAGCAGCAAATTGATGTGAACATTGGACCTGGTAAGGAGCAGCAGGTAAAAGATGGCATTTTGAGTAAGAGGCAAGGAAACGAGGATAGGGATTTAGATAACAGGAATCATAGAATTGATGTGATGACTGTACATGGTAAGAAGCAGAAGATGAATGATGGGATTTTGAGTAAGGAGCGACAAAACGAGGATAGGGATTTATTTAACTGTAAGCACATAATTGATGAAAACATTATACCTGTTAAGGAGCTGAAGATTCAGAATGATAGCAAATTCATGGATGTGGAAGTAAAAATTGAACCTCACGAAGATTCTGATT CTATTAAGGAGGCAGAATCCAAAAGTGAAGTAGAAATCCTTGAGAATGTAGGTGCAGAGATAGGCTGGGGCAGTAGCTCTAACCCCTTTGTACCTTCAGTGGAACGTTGCCTAAAT CTGGATGCGACAATCATAGATTCTAGGTACAGGAAGGAGGTTTTGAATTTATTGATGAAGCCCTACAATGAAGAGGAGTATAAGAAGCTCTGGAAAGACATTAAGATGCGATTACCATCTAGCTCTACAAATGGACATGGAAAATCCCTTCTATCACTCCATAAAG CTGTCAATCGGGCAATCAAAAGGGCCAATCATGACAAAGATAAAAAGTTGAACATCATGCGTGGATTTTTCTTTTGGTTAGAG CATCTAACTCGGCAAGATGCATTCCAGCCTTGGGAGGATGCAGAATGTCTCCAGACTATGCCTGGATCTTCCTAG
- the ORR gene encoding NAD(P)H-quinone oxidoreductase subunit M, chloroplastic, translating to MAATSTYMASTHFSMLSWSTKGKNKQLKRRNFFSVSAQQAEVEELKLKKEEEKKEEEKQEEGAMKKPRPVEPQINVQSKNMTREHGGQWLSSATRHVRIYAAYIDPETFAFDQTQMDKLTLLLDPTDEFVWTDDTCTKVYSYFQELVDHYEGAPLTEYTLRLIGSDIEHYIRKLLYNGEIQYNMNARVLNFSMGKPRVGFNYNGQMEDVNQ from the exons ATGGCAGCAACTTCAACATACATGGCTTCAACCCATTTCAGCATGTTAAGTTGGAGCACAAAGGGAAAGAATAAACAACTCAAAAGGAGAAACTTCTTCTCAGTTTCAGCACAGCAAGCAGAAGTTGAAgagttaaaactaaaaaaagaggaagaaaagaaagaagaagaaaaacaagaagagGGGGCAATGAAGAAGCCAAGGCCAGTAGAACCACAAATAAATGTGCAGAGCAAGAACATGACCAGAGAACATGGAGGACAATGGCTCAGTAGTGCTACTAGACATGTTCGAATATATGCAGCTTATATTGATCCCGAAACCTTTGCTTTCGATCAAACACAAATGGATAAACTCACACTCCTTCTTGACCCTACTGATGAATTTGTGTGGACTGATGATACTTGTACCAAAGTCTATTCTTACTTCCAAGAACTTGTTGATCATTATGAG GGAGCTCCATTGACGGAGTACACGCTTCGCCTGATAGGTTCAGACATAGAGCACTACATAAGAAAACTTCTCTATAATGGAGAAATCCAATACAACATGAATGCAAGAGTTCTTAACTTCAGTATGGGGAAACCAAGAGTTGGGTTCAATTACAATGGACAAATGGAAGATGTAAACCAGTAA